A window of Methanofollis sp. genomic DNA:
GCCTGCCCGACGATGTCGTGGGGCGGCGTGGTCACCGAGCCCTTCGCGCCGTGGACGACCATCAGGTTCCTGTACGAGATCCCGGGGTGGAAGTCCGCGCCCGGCATGGCAAGGGACCCGATGAGGTCGGCCCCCTCCTCGCTCGTGATGTGCCCGGCATTGAAGTCCTCCATGACGCCGTCCCGCACCGTCACCAGGTTGAAGCGGTAGGCATAGTCTGCCGGCCCGAGGGCGATCCCCATGCTCGCAGCTTCGAGAGGGCCCCTGCCCGTATAGCAGGTGGCCGGGTCGTAGCCGAGCACCGAGAGGTTTGCGACGTCGCTCCCCGGCTCGAACTCGTCCTTCACCGTCCGGAGGAGGCCGCAGGCGCCCTCGCGGGCGATGCGGTCCATGTTCGGGGTGTCGGCATATTCGAGGGGGGTCATGCCGCCGAGCGCGTCGATGGGCTCGTCGGCCATCCCGTCTCCCAGAACGACGATATATTTCATGGTGTTCCTCCGAGTATTCCCTGTACACTGATGATGCCAAACATGGTAAGGGTGGTGATGGCGATCGCCACGAGCATGCCGACGACGATGGCAGGCAGGGCGTACCTGAACCTGATCCCGAAGACAAACGCCGCCGCGCAGGCCGTCCACGACCCGGTCACCGGGATCGGCACCGCGACGAAGGGGATGAGGGCAAGGGCCCCCCAGCGTTCGAAACGCTCCGAGTGCCGGCGGGTCCGCGCGAAGAGCCAGTCGAAGAACCTCTCGAAGGCCGTCGAGTGGGCAATCAGGAAGGCGGAGACAGGTTCGAGGAGGAGGAGGAGCACCACCACGACCGCGAGGTTGCTCGCCATCCCGACCGCAAAGGCCATGGCCGGCGGGTATCCTCCCTGGATCGCCAGGGGGATCGCATAGCGCGACTCCCAGAGAGGGAGGGCGCTCTGGATCGCGAGGATCAGCGTCCCGATAACGTCCATATCAACCCTGCACGATCGCGCGGACAGTCTTTCTCACGCTCTCCGCCGATCCGAGGGACGGCGTCCATCCGAGGGCCTTCATCGCCTCGACCGAGAGCTGCATCCTTGGCACGTCGCCGACCCAGCCCCTCTCCCCGCCGGTGAAACTATATTTCACATCGGACAGGTCCATCTCTTCGGCGATGGTGTCGGCGATGGAGACGACGTCGATCCAGTCCTCAGAACCGATGTTGAAGGTGTTCACCGTCTCCTTTGCGTGGGCGATCGCATACTCGAAACCTGCCACGCACTCCCGCACGTCGAGGTATGACTTTGTCTGCCTGCCGTCCCCGAGGATCTCCAGTTCCTGCGGGTTTGCCCGGAGTTTCCCGATGAAGTCGGTGATCACGCCGTGGCCGCTCCTCTCGCCGACGATGTTTGCGAAGCGGAAGACCCAGGCCCGCATCCCGAAGGAGTGGCAGTAGGCCGAGATCAGCGCCTCGCAGGAGAGTTTTGTCGCCCCGTACACCGAGATCGGGTGCAGGGGGGTGTAGCCCTCGGGCGTCGGGATGACAGTCGCCTCGCCGTACACCGTCGAGGTGGAGGTGAACATGATCTCAGGGACACCGTGCTCGCGCATGGCGTCGAGCACCCGCTGGGTCGCCACGATGTTGTTCCTGATCTGGACGCCCGGCGTCTGTGCGCTCTGCCTGACGTCGGGGTCTGCGGCGAGATGGTAGACGCGGTCGGCCCCCGCGAAGGCCGACTGCCACCCGTCGTCCAGGAGGTCGGCCTGAATAAGGCGTACCCTGCCTGA
This region includes:
- a CDS encoding small multi-drug export protein; the encoded protein is MDVIGTLILAIQSALPLWESRYAIPLAIQGGYPPAMAFAVGMASNLAVVVVLLLLLEPVSAFLIAHSTAFERFFDWLFARTRRHSERFERWGALALIPFVAVPIPVTGSWTACAAAFVFGIRFRYALPAIVVGMLVAIAITTLTMFGIISVQGILGGTP
- the apgM gene encoding 2,3-bisphosphoglycerate-independent phosphoglycerate mutase; this translates as MKYIVVLGDGMADEPIDALGGMTPLEYADTPNMDRIAREGACGLLRTVKDEFEPGSDVANLSVLGYDPATCYTGRGPLEAASMGIALGPADYAYRFNLVTVRDGVMEDFNAGHITSEEGADLIGSLAMPGADFHPGISYRNLMVVHGAKGSVTTPPHDIVGQAVGPHLPSGGDAPLLMRCMDAAREAFADHPVNSARVAAGRLPATTIWPWSGGKRPAIPDFRGRWGLAGGMISAVDLLNGIARYAGMEVIHVPGATGFIDTDYQAKARYALDAI
- a CDS encoding NAD-dependent epimerase/dehydratase family protein gives rise to the protein MFCIVTGGAGFIGSHTVDALVARGDDVVVIDNLSAGSTDNIAGHLKSGRVRLIQADLLDDGWQSAFAGADRVYHLAADPDVRQSAQTPGVQIRNNIVATQRVLDAMREHGVPEIMFTSTSTVYGEATVIPTPEGYTPLHPISVYGATKLSCEALISAYCHSFGMRAWVFRFANIVGERSGHGVITDFIGKLRANPQELEILGDGRQTKSYLDVRECVAGFEYAIAHAKETVNTFNIGSEDWIDVVSIADTIAEEMDLSDVKYSFTGGERGWVGDVPRMQLSVEAMKALGWTPSLGSAESVRKTVRAIVQG